Proteins co-encoded in one Deinococcus malanensis genomic window:
- a CDS encoding SUMF1/EgtB/PvdO family nonheme iron enzyme: MPGEAEWEYAARGGLHGATFAWGDMPPRPRDGEHLAWPLALGEPGPAWVPANLAGRGVPRQQVRPV, encoded by the coding sequence CTGCCCGGCGAAGCGGAATGGGAGTACGCCGCGCGCGGTGGGCTGCACGGCGCCACGTTCGCGTGGGGCGATATGCCCCCAAGGCCGCGTGATGGCGAACACTTGGCATGGCCACTTGCCCTGGGAGAACCTGGACCCGCATGGGTTCCCGCGAACCTCGCCGGTCGGGGCGTACCCCGCCAACAGGTACGGCCTGTCTGA